The genomic segment GGAGCCCATCAGCATCTGGGAGCCCCAGTCTGACCACTATGTCCAGTCCTCCACAGAGATCTGGGACACGGTGTGCACAGTTGTTAAGGTACACTGACCTGCGAGCAGTGTCTGGTTTGTCAGATAAACTTCTGACCTCActcatgttttcaaatgtttctgctgGCTTTCCTCCACCAAAGAGCCCAAAGAGTGGCACAGATTGTATCTTTTTAACTGTTATCTATCAACACTTAATAGTTCAACTATTTGCCTCTAAGCACTTGAAACATCACAAGCCAAAACTTGTGGCTAACTAATTCAATTTATCCATTGTTTTACAATCTAAGACAATATTTATTAATTACTCTAGCTGTGTCCTACGTTAGCCAATATTTCTACTGTTTAGTCCCTACTTTTCAACTTTCATCCCTTAATTTAAGATAACTATTTCAACTTTTCTTCTGTGGTTTATACTCAAACTGTGAAGCCTCAGTGTCGCCAGTAAGAAAACTATTTCCACTGTGTTTCTTTAAGATAAAGGCTCATCAGTTAAGATAAAACAACTGTCGGTCATTTTGATAACTATTATgatctgttaaatatttaaagattttCCAACAGACGCAAGGCAAttttatttaaaccttttttttttaaactttaatctAACAATTAAATTTAAGAATAGTAAACTATCTTAAGGGGTTATCCAATACTATTAGGGAAATATGTCAAGTTATCCTATTAGCTATTCTAAACTGTGTATCGATTACTTTTAGTTACCCCTACCTATTTCAACTGCTTACCATTTACCTTCAGCACACTTTAACAGCTTTTtaacaatactttttttttttttaactgcatcaACTTTTATCGAGCACTTCGAACTATTCTgtcatttgttcattttagCTATCATTTAAAAGATTAACCCTGCTTCTTTCTTTTAGCCAACTATTCAGCATTTAGAGGATGTTTCTCTTGATTCAGAAAcagcacacatactgtacacgtATGATGAGATGTGTGAGATCTGTTAagactttattttgtttttgttccagaGAGTAACACACAGTGTCGAGAGGAGTCAGGTACGAGGGATCGGCTTTGATGCTACCTGCTCTCTTGTGGTTTTGGACCAAAGCTTCCAGCCTCTACCAGTCGATCAGGATggtaaacaacaacacatgtaTTTGCCTCAACTTTGTTCCTGACATATcactcttgttttgttgtttacatCAGGAAAAGTTTCAAGGCGATTGAAGagtcaattttatttttatattttgaaattgatctCTTGGATTAGTTGTGCCTGGAATACTTGTGTAGGTCTAATGTAATaggatactttattgatctcttAAGGTTGAATTCCCTTCTCCACTGCAAagtcagaggtcagggtcaGCTACAGAGCAAATCCCCTGGAGATGGTTAAGATTCATGTATTTTCCTTTAAATAAGGTGAGTGCAGGGGTCAGGAACCAGAAACTCAAGTAAAACCACTTATTATATGCTGCCTGGAACTTCACAAATACCAACACAGCTGTCCTGTCCTACTCCTAGCCAAATTCAATCTCACCCAAAACCCACATTTTATTCAACATTAGCTGTTtggttcattttgtttacatttctccAAACTGATCTTTCCCTATCTCTCACCTGACTTCCCCAGGTGATGGACAAAGAAACGTGGTGATGTGGATGGACCATCGTGCTGAAGAGCAGGCCGCTCGTATCACAAACACCGACCACGGGGTCCTgagcagggtgggaggagtcatGTCACCAGAGATGCAACCTCCGAAGCTGCTCTGGCTCAGAGAGGTGAGAGGTGAGCGAGGTCAACGCGGGGCCACTGATCTCAATATGTTTAAATTTCACTCTCTGTTTTGTCTGCTCAGCATGCGCATTCCTTTGTTTGAGAAGGTTTCATGCTTTACCCACCTTTTCCTCTGGAGGCATCTGTTAGATCGAAGTTACcgaacatctttttttttctaaatgtgtctACTCACATTTCTGTACTGTTGTTGCTCTGTGATCAGGGGTCCATTATCACACACTTCTCTGTTCTTTCCTCCAGAATCTAAGAGAAAGTTGCTGGAACAAAGCTGCCCACTTCTTCGATCTTCCAGACTTCTTATCATGGAAGGCAACAGGCTCTTTGACACGGTGAgcattgatggatgatgatcaCTGGGATTGTGTGATAGAttatctgtttttacagcaggtAGGATACTAAGAAATGTATCTTGTAAAacaatctgtttttaatgttgtggCCATCACCAGGTCCAAATACATCTATCCTGAATCATGTGACAATGCTATTTTGCAATATTTAACAGGTCTTTATGTACTCTTGTGTGTAAATGGACGTACTGTCCTCCAGAAGGATGGGACTCTAGTTTTTGGACAAGCATAGGACTGGAGGATCtactggaaaataacttttccaGAATAGGTATAAAACCATTTTTGGTGACATATTTCACAAATTCTGAGGAAGCTGCAAAGCAATGACAGGGTTTTCACACCAGGATTTTTCTAACatgtcacatttttctttttcctgttaTGCAGGTAGTGTGACGTGTCCTCCAGGGAGCCCGTTGGGACACGGCCTCACTCAGGAGGCAGCAGCAGATTTGGGTTTGGAGCAAGGAACAGCAGTTGGTGCTTCCCTCATCGATGCTCATGCGGGAGGCCTTGGTATAAAACCCTTGACACGTTTATTGAACTAaatatgatttttgttttttgcctcaAGTTCATTTGCAGGTCTAGCTAGCTCTTAAAGGACAGagatttttttgtaatgtaGCCTTTTGTTGCCATCGTAGATGAAATTCAGGTATACTGCGTTTGAGATATCCTGAGTGAGGAGGAGACTCAGGAGTCAAGACATGAAGTTAAAAAGAACCGTGAGACAGAGTCCACTCTACCAGGCTTTTACTACTTGTAGTTTcgacacagagaagaaagaatgGGGAAGAAAATAGTGGCGAACACGTtacacatcagctcacctcGACATCACTTTGAAAATGtactagggggctggcaggaaaaaaaactcagagtaaagtcagagtgaaaaatgcagctgtttgcgctcacacatgcagctcaccctgaaacgTTTTGTGCAACTGTAAAAGCACTTTAGCAAACCAAAACATCGGGTAAAAGGGAGGCAGAGGATTTTTCTTTTCGTTAAAACATTTTGGGTAGCTGTAAAACGAAGATCCCaactgtgtaaaaaaataaaataagaagcTACTCCAGATGAATAGTTCAAACTCAAGACATTTTATGATtgttctcccccccccccataaatgtttccttttcacATTTACAAAGTGTAGCACATTTGTTTTGGTAGACAAGGTGAGGCTAACTAAAGAATGGATCTAAATCTCAGGGGTATGTCAATATTTAAAATAGTTTCATGAAATTCCTGCTAtagatttaaatgtgtaaagCAAATAGTTAAAGTTTTGACCTGAGGCTTAAACCTGAGGAGGGAGGTTACTGATTTATATtgatgtatgtatttttttaatgaatcctTTATTTAGACAGGTAATCTCATTCGGACTGGTTACATGTTAGAGCAAACCAAAACTAAACCAGTGATATGTTTTGATAGAAGGTAAAATAACATGCCACTCACAGTTGTCTGATGTAAAACTTGCTAATTGTTGCTCCTCTACACTGTATCTGCTGGCTCCAGGGCTACTAGAAGAGCattttttctgcttcagaaatCCAAACCATCTGGTTTTGTTCTGCGAGATAAACTGCGCACGAACCCTGCCCTCTGACTCGAGGCTGCGACCTCGGCCGATcacacattgttgtgtcagtCAGAGGTTAAAACACTCTGCACTTTTTAGTCACTGTGCATGTCACGGTGATGAACGCCCCTTGTCCCTGAACCGTCCACCTTAAACTCAAACCAGCTTGACAAACAATATTCCAGCATTTAGTGTCACTGCTGAATCACATGTGAAGGTTAGAGGAGCACTTCAAAAGAATTTAAAGCTTCTGATCTGCAAATCATTGTGATTTGTCCCTGACCAGCCTCTCACAGGAGGTCTGACTGCTCTGCAATGTGTGTCCAGGTGTGATAGGTGCAGATGTAACAGGCTTTCAGTTACCCTGTGAGGACCAGCCAATCAGCTCACGCATGGCGATGATCTGTGGGACGTCAACCTGTCACATGGCGGTGAGTGTTTGACTGACTCTGGATTACCAGCGTTCCCCTGCATACATTTTTAGTGAAACTTGTTATCACTAAAACACTATGTTATTACCATGCCATATAGTATATTTCATCAGGACCTTTATGACACTAACACACATTTCCAAGTAAGCCACAGCATGACTAACACAAAATCTCCCCTAATGAATCACACACGCACAGCGTTTTAAGAGACTCTGAGGTGATGTAAAACTAAAACGCAGGACTGTAGTCTATTAAATCATCTTTGTGACCACTGTGAATTCTTGCCTGTAATAAGTCATTTTTACATATatcgtatttttttttaaaagactgaaaagAACAGCAGTAACTGATTGTGAAGCAAATTGGCACCACATCACGTTTTAGGATGCATCTTCGTTTTACTGCAGCACCATGCATCTTTTGATTGatgtggaaaagaaaatgagcaTGCTTTTAATTTCTAAAGGCAAAGGAAATGTTTCACCTTCTTGTGCATCAGATCAGTGAGCAGCCTCTGTTTGTGCCCGGGGTGTGGGGGCCCTGCCTGTCTGCCATGGTGCCCGACATGTGGCTCAACGAGGGAGGACAGAGTGCTACGGGAAGGCTGGTCAGTCCACTTACAGGCTTTGGTTTTGATTTAAATGACCTGCTTTAAAGCTCAAGAACAGAAAACTGTATGTACAGGAAGAAactaccgtgtgtgtgtgtgtgtgtgtgtgtgtgtgtgtgtgtgtgtgtgtgtgtgtgtgtgtgtgtgtgtgtgtgtgtgtgtgtgtgtgtgtgtgtgtgtgtgtgtgtgtgtgtgtgtgtgtgtgtgtgtgtgtgtgtgtgtgtgtgtgtgtgtgtgtgtgtgtgtgtgtgtgtgtgtgtgtgtgtgtgtgtgtgtgtgtgtgtgtgtgtatttgtatgtatatatttgtatgtataTCCATCTGTATATGCATCCAGACATGTTTTACATATCTGACCACTCAAACAACAACTTGTCAAAGCAGTCTGGTCCATGTGTCGTgtctttttaagaaaatgatcGACCTTTATTTTGGTGTGACAAACAAACCAGATTTGTTTGCGTATATACAATTTATGTTTCATCATCTGGTTTAAATAGAATTCAGCAGAGTCACATGTAACACACAGTGAATGATTGTttaaaagattgttttttctttagctttatttttggggctttccATGCCCCGTATTTTGGGGACAGGACCGGGGATAATcaggaatcagggagagagagagagagaagagagagaggagagagagagaagagagagagagagagagacccttAAAAATTTAAAGTGATAGTGATGTGACATTTGTTAGTCTCAGAACGAAGCAAACTTGGTTCCTTCTATCTGAAGAAAAGGAACACGATGTCCCTGCAGCATTACAATAccttcttttttattctgttttttttttatacacatatTATcatattataaaatatttagtttaatttagcAGCTGGACGATTCAAAGTCATGAAgtttgtaaaaacacagaatcgTTTTTTAGCTTCTGTCTTCTCAGGTGTGATGATTTCAGGCTTTTCTCAtcactgtaattattatttttaattagttGTATttgtactgtccctttaaactgcagtcactttacatgagaaagaaaatctgaattTTAAAATTGGAATATCATATAAGGAGTAACAGTTGGAGCGTCACAAGCATTTTTGTCatcagctgatttttttttttttttttgtaatcgtCTTAGTTGAATTGTCTCCTCCCTCAGATTGAGCACATGGTGAAGGGCCACGTCGCCTACACGCAGCTCCAGGAACAGGCTCGACAGAGGTCAGCTGATGACTTTGATAATGAACTTCCCAAAAGTATTTCAACACAGCTTTTATCCCTGATGTTTGCTCATGTTCAGAAGGCTCTGTATTGTGGGCTTTAATTTTTGTTTCTTAACTATTTGTGGATGCCGCAGTGGAAGTTATTTACTGTACAATTGTTTGATTTTGGAGATATTATTTTGACAGTATCTATTAAGACCTGAGCTTTCCCTACTATGAAAATGACCTGAAGTGTTTTCTCAACAAATTGTTcttttactgttattttattcCCAGATGTCCCATCACTGGCGAGAACATCTACAGCTACCTGAACAGCCACCTCAGTTTAATGGCTAACTCTCCTTCTGCTGTCGACCTGCTGGGCTCCAGTCTTCATGTGTGGCCCGACTTTCATGGGAACAGGTCGCCCCTGGCTGACCCCACGCTGAAGGGCATGGTGAGGAAACATGAGTGAAAGCTTCACGTGTCTAAAGACATGAAATATTTTGGATCCATGCAAGTTTCTTCGACACACTAAGCCACAGAAGAGCAGTGGTGGTCAGAGAGACGTTTTATCTCATCATATCGGTTAATCAAGGAAAACCAATCAGCAgcagataaaaaataatgtgaaatgaacaaacttttttactttttacaaattaaaggtcacatattatgcaaaatacaatttaccatggttttctaacactaCTTTTTGTCCCTAGTCTGACAACAAACCCCCAATtaggagaaaagtccatcctctctggcTTTTGCCGGctacacttttcagaaaatgtgtgctcaaacaggccgttagGAGATTTTCCCgttgtgacatcacagacccctcccccaggtgggtgacactcccacagctaggtgtttgttctcccctctgagtctgcctttccacCTTTAACAACAGGGCACGATGCAAGAAAGCCaaagccacatccccttccagagagggggcgtggtcaaacacagaccatttacatttaaagctacagacacagaaacagcctgttctgagcaggcctgtaatagaggggtttataggcatgatacaATACAGGATCAGCGTGGATTTATAACtagacacttcacagacatgttttggacTTACTTAAAGTGATTGAAAAttagtataatatgtgaccatTAATATATTAATAGTTTTGGAAAAACAGTACATTATTTTGGTCGAGACATAAAGAAGGGGACTGATTTCATTTCTTCTGCGCTCGGTACAGTGAGGACATTAGTCTAGCTCAACAAAGACTGGCTGGGAAACAGTTTTTCTAAGTTCAACCACACAttcctttaaacaaaaaatCTACTTTTAGTGCATGTAGAGagtataaaaaatgtttaataatgagATTTaggagatctttttttttcaaacattcccAGGCGGGCTGTTTTCACCTGCTTTCACTCGCTCAGCTACATGACAGTGCTATCAATGTGGTCATCACAATCTCAGAATCAATCCAAAAAATTATCCTCCAATggttttgataaaaaaaagaaagaaaggaaatctCAACGCAATCAGCTCACAGTTAAATAAAACTGCTAACTTGACACAGCGGCACAGTTACGCCCGGGGTCAAATCTCAGTGCTCAACAGAACATCTGAGTTGTATTTTTTCCTGGTTTGCAGATATCCACTTTAATGTTTGGCATAATTGAAATGGCAACACATTTTGTTAACTTCTGGGAAGAATCACGACTGTCGGTGCAAACAACACATCCAGCCAGTGAAATGATTTCTGTGTTCAGTAAGTGAATAGATGTTTCCAGGCTTTATCTGTAGCTCCAGGAAACAGGAAGCCAGCGAGCAGAGAGCTGTTGAATATTGTTTTGACTGAATTCCTGCTGGTGTTTGAGATACAGGACTCTCAATGACAGCATTTCTTTACCAATCACAGTGTTGGTGAATGTATCCCTCTGTTGATTCTTTCTATTCTAACACTTTGATGACTCTGTGCTGTTTTTCAGGTGATCGGACTGCCGCTTTCTCAAACCCTGGACGACTTAGCCTTCCTCTATTTGGCGACTGTACAGGCCCTTGCTGTGAGTCAACACTGTGATATGTTTACCCAATGCAACAAAATAGTACCATCAAGTACGAAGGAAGTATGGGTGTAACAATACACAGCAGTCCTGGTTCAGTTCGTACCTCGGTTTTGAgaacacagacagactgactgaacagtAGTTATTATTGAAGTATTTTATCAGTTTTCACATAAAGTATACAATCACTGTGTTGTTCTCAATGCtccaaaagtacaaaaaataattattgaTAGGCATTGTGTCCCATGAATAAATAATAGCAGCAAAACTAGAGTTCAACATAAAACATTAGATTCTATAAATAAGTTACAACTGTAGTGCTAGTAACACTGTTTTTAATTTAGTGTCATTAAGAACTACCTGCCATAGTTCCTACAGCCCGTAGtgtattaaacattaaacaaaatgaTGTTAAATAATCAGCAACATAGAAATGAATAACATGTTCTGATttgaaaacatcaaataaatacatcaaatataAGACAAGCAAAGTATGTGCCTCTAGGAGCAAGGAATCATCTTTATGATAAACTCGTGAGTCTGGGAAGTTATAACTCatctcttaaaggtcacatattatcctccttttcaaccattttaaataagtctcagagctccccaaaacatgtctgtgaagtttcttgttctaaatccactctgatcctgtatttgatcatgactataaacccctctatttcaaccctgctcagaacagactgtttctgtgtctgtagctttaaatgcaggCACAGAAGAGCCATCCATCTGTTGTAAGTGAACAGTGGATACAGCGGTTATTTATTCATGCTAAACCACTGCTCTGTACACCAGTAAAGGGCAGCTCATAGACTGACTCTTGTGCGTACTGGATGGGACGTTGTAAAAAGGTTTGGGCACTTATAAAATACGTTCTCTACTAGTCTAATACTGCAAGTGGGCGCATCACCGGTGGTGATTGGCACATCATGGTAATGTAGTCTAATGTTCATTAGCATGTTCGATGTGTTTCCAAGGACAAACTAAACCGTTAACCCAAAGTGTCCCCACGCGACCGGAGTAAAGAAGAAGGCGGGTTTTGTTGGAGCTCTGCTGTGTCATCTTGCTAcaacacttttcttcttctgcgttCGTTGTTAAATGGGGTTTAGCAAACAGTTACAAGCATCACTGCCACCAGGATTGTGGACTGTATACAGACATGTGACTTCCTAATTTCTCGACTCTGATGTATTTGTTGTATGACTGCATGCATTGACATCTGTACTGTGACAGTTTTGGACAAATACGAATAGCGCTACCTCATAAGAAAGGgaggtgttgtgttttttttttaactctaaatTGATTCCCTTTgtgtcttcttctctgg from the Labrus bergylta chromosome 4, fLabBer1.1, whole genome shotgun sequence genome contains:
- the fggy gene encoding FGGY carbohydrate kinase domain-containing protein isoform X1, which produces MAEVYYVGVDVGTASVRAALVTRTGLLKSTAEEPISIWEPQSDHYVQSSTEIWDTVCTVVKRVTHSVERSQVRGIGFDATCSLVVLDQSFQPLPVDQDGDGQRNVVMWMDHRAEEQAARITNTDHGVLSRVGGVMSPEMQPPKLLWLRENLRESCWNKAAHFFDLPDFLSWKATGSLTRSLCTLVCKWTYCPPEGWDSSFWTSIGLEDLLENNFSRIGSVTCPPGSPLGHGLTQEAAADLGLEQGTAVGASLIDAHAGGLGVIGADVTGFQLPCEDQPISSRMAMICGTSTCHMAISEQPLFVPGVWGPCLSAMVPDMWLNEGGQSATGRLIEHMVKGHVAYTQLQEQARQRCPITGENIYSYLNSHLSLMANSPSAVDLLGSSLHVWPDFHGNRSPLADPTLKGMVIGLPLSQTLDDLAFLYLATVQALALGTLHILESMKEAGHDIRTLFLCGGLSKNSLFVQIHANATGLPVVLPDQQEAVLIGAAVLGACASKDYSTIQEAMGKMAKVGKVVHPDRELQSFYDRKYKVFLRLFAHQREYQTLMDQR
- the fggy gene encoding FGGY carbohydrate kinase domain-containing protein isoform X2, which codes for MWMDHRAEEQAARITNTDHGVLSRVGGVMSPEMQPPKLLWLRENLRESCWNKAAHFFDLPDFLSWKATGSLTRSLCTLVCKWTYCPPEGWDSSFWTSIGLEDLLENNFSRIGSVTCPPGSPLGHGLTQEAAADLGLEQGTAVGASLIDAHAGGLGVIGADVTGFQLPCEDQPISSRMAMICGTSTCHMAISEQPLFVPGVWGPCLSAMVPDMWLNEGGQSATGRLIEHMVKGHVAYTQLQEQARQRCPITGENIYSYLNSHLSLMANSPSAVDLLGSSLHVWPDFHGNRSPLADPTLKGMVIGLPLSQTLDDLAFLYLATVQALALGTLHILESMKEAGHDIRTLFLCGGLSKNSLFVQIHANATGLPVVLPDQQEAVLIGAAVLGACASKDYSTIQEAMGKMAKVGKVVHPDRELQSFYDRKYKVFLRLFAHQREYQTLMDQR